Proteins encoded in a region of the Streptomyces liliiviolaceus genome:
- a CDS encoding glycosyl hydrolase codes for MSHMSHDDLSRRRFVAAAGAAGTVLAVGLPDAAHAAGEGATGAAAPSPERSFSARHFADPRRDSRPTVYWYWNGPVTPELVDRQLADLRDKGMYEVVLFPFDNAEMQPVFFTEEWFDIVGHVLRTAERTGMRVWLFNDDHFPSGRAGEYIVKGGTVGSRTYEPRPELRLKALWRSTTVVEGPATVDLRRSSGVGVAAGQLVADAAVLDGAAVLRGGDGWTDYTVTGSAKADHTAAGLVVRASADGLDGYAVTFDQTGVVTVLRLARGTDPAELLRSTRTDGFNKTKFHTVAVTVRADTLSVTLDGKDKGTVTDDRYATGGAGVRAVADQRSLWDTFTVTGADGTSLHTTAFDDPADAGDFPDRTRLAADATAVAAAARPVGTTEATEVVDLTARLGGAHTWQVPAGRWQLDLFGGSPLVDDSQGYSRSYVDLLDDEPVDLFLDIVPGEYHRRFRRYFGTVIPGFWDDEPFFASAEAHFKRLPWSPTLDKALRAVDVEPGIAYACAFDDLGRDGRIARGRYWQAVSNRFARSFRKQARWYEQRDVALITNPLYDETSPAKRIPSTGDLHKVNQWAHVPGGDIITAEYVAGEPTMIPRNPVSVAHQMGRERALLEMFGNMGWQVTPGFVHTTVGAQAARGVNLTVLHALWTDEVRVYFPPPFGPRAPWWWAMRPLAEWIGRVMEAGRGTSGARTALLQPQRAAEQWTGTDRQGEVDGALSDAAYALERAQVDFDLVHEGALTGDPDLLSHADVRSGRLTVGAARYDLVVVPVTPTLDVASVRVLAEFARAGGTVVAVGALAAEEAAHKDRSLARALTDLFGERVPGRRTVGRGHAVRVADVEGLRAATHEAGVAAAVLETPQDAVRVLRVHRGEDTAFIVNNEGGEPVETTATLPATGVPELWDPATGGTGTAPVHRSGRNGIQLPLTLEPYQTRIVVVRHDARAVPHLTAAPLPVLAVERHGKGLRATVEASAPGSHRFTGTDGSHTYRGTARTDDPLTPVTVDGDWTLTLEREGSTPVTGPLGSWVEHDRLFSGSGTYTKDLDVERALLDGRRVLLDLGEVRDVAAVTLNGTALPPLLWAPWTVDITRLVKPGRNSLAVRVANTLSNERNKPLPSGLLGPVTLRFRRHLTVDLTRD; via the coding sequence ATGTCCCACATGTCTCACGACGACCTGTCCAGACGCCGCTTCGTGGCCGCGGCCGGTGCCGCGGGCACCGTTCTCGCGGTCGGCTTGCCCGATGCCGCCCACGCCGCGGGAGAAGGCGCCACCGGCGCTGCGGCCCCGAGCCCCGAACGCTCCTTCTCGGCACGGCACTTCGCCGATCCCCGGCGGGACAGCAGGCCGACCGTCTACTGGTACTGGAACGGGCCCGTCACCCCCGAACTCGTGGACCGGCAGCTGGCCGACCTGCGGGACAAGGGCATGTACGAGGTGGTGCTCTTCCCGTTCGACAACGCCGAGATGCAGCCGGTGTTCTTCACCGAGGAATGGTTCGACATCGTCGGGCACGTACTGCGCACCGCGGAACGCACCGGCATGCGCGTGTGGCTGTTCAACGACGACCACTTCCCCAGCGGTCGCGCCGGGGAGTACATCGTCAAGGGCGGCACGGTCGGCTCCCGTACGTACGAGCCGCGGCCCGAGCTGCGCCTGAAGGCGCTCTGGCGCTCGACCACCGTCGTCGAGGGACCCGCCACCGTCGACCTGCGCCGCAGCAGCGGGGTGGGCGTGGCGGCCGGACAACTGGTCGCCGACGCGGCCGTGCTCGACGGCGCCGCCGTACTGCGCGGCGGCGACGGCTGGACGGACTACACCGTCACCGGCAGCGCCAAGGCCGACCACACCGCGGCCGGTCTCGTCGTCCGCGCCTCCGCCGACGGACTCGACGGGTACGCCGTCACCTTCGACCAGACCGGCGTCGTCACCGTCCTGCGTCTGGCGCGCGGCACGGACCCGGCCGAACTGCTGCGCAGCACCCGCACCGACGGCTTCAACAAGACCAAGTTCCACACGGTGGCCGTCACCGTCCGCGCGGACACCCTGTCCGTCACCCTCGACGGCAAGGACAAGGGCACGGTCACCGACGACCGGTACGCGACCGGCGGGGCGGGCGTACGGGCCGTCGCCGACCAGCGCTCCCTGTGGGACACCTTCACGGTCACGGGCGCCGACGGCACCTCCCTCCACACCACGGCCTTCGACGACCCGGCCGACGCGGGGGACTTCCCCGACCGGACCCGGCTCGCCGCCGACGCCACGGCCGTCGCCGCCGCGGCCCGCCCGGTGGGCACGACCGAGGCCACCGAAGTCGTCGACCTGACCGCCCGGTTGGGCGGCGCGCACACCTGGCAGGTCCCGGCGGGCCGCTGGCAGCTCGACCTGTTCGGCGGCTCCCCGCTCGTCGACGACAGCCAGGGCTACAGCCGCAGTTACGTCGACCTGCTCGACGACGAGCCCGTGGACCTGTTCCTCGACATCGTCCCGGGCGAGTACCACCGCCGCTTCCGCCGCTACTTCGGTACGGTCATCCCCGGCTTCTGGGACGACGAGCCGTTCTTCGCCTCGGCCGAGGCGCACTTCAAGCGCCTGCCCTGGTCGCCCACCCTCGACAAGGCACTGCGCGCGGTGGACGTCGAGCCGGGCATCGCCTACGCCTGCGCCTTCGACGACCTGGGCCGCGACGGCCGGATCGCCCGGGGCCGCTACTGGCAGGCCGTGTCCAACCGCTTCGCCCGCTCCTTCCGGAAGCAGGCCCGCTGGTACGAGCAGCGCGACGTCGCCCTGATCACCAACCCGCTCTACGACGAGACGTCCCCCGCCAAGCGCATCCCCTCCACCGGGGATCTGCACAAGGTCAACCAGTGGGCCCATGTGCCCGGCGGCGACATCATCACCGCCGAGTACGTGGCCGGCGAGCCCACGATGATTCCCCGCAATCCGGTCTCCGTCGCGCATCAAATGGGCCGGGAGCGCGCCCTGTTGGAGATGTTCGGCAACATGGGCTGGCAGGTGACGCCCGGGTTCGTGCACACCACGGTCGGCGCGCAGGCCGCCCGGGGCGTCAACCTGACGGTCCTGCACGCCCTGTGGACCGACGAGGTCCGCGTCTACTTCCCGCCGCCGTTCGGACCCCGCGCCCCCTGGTGGTGGGCGATGCGGCCGCTCGCCGAGTGGATCGGCCGCGTCATGGAGGCCGGACGCGGCACCTCCGGGGCCCGCACCGCCCTACTGCAACCGCAGCGCGCCGCCGAACAGTGGACCGGCACCGACCGGCAGGGCGAGGTCGACGGCGCGCTCTCCGACGCCGCCTACGCGCTGGAGCGAGCCCAGGTCGACTTCGACCTCGTCCACGAGGGCGCCCTGACCGGCGACCCCGACCTGCTGAGCCACGCGGACGTACGAAGCGGCCGGCTGACCGTGGGCGCGGCCCGCTACGACCTCGTGGTGGTGCCCGTGACCCCGACCCTGGACGTGGCGTCCGTGCGCGTCCTCGCGGAGTTCGCGCGGGCCGGCGGCACCGTCGTGGCCGTCGGCGCCCTCGCCGCCGAGGAGGCGGCCCACAAGGACCGGTCCCTGGCCCGCGCCCTGACGGACCTGTTCGGCGAGCGGGTTCCCGGCCGCCGGACGGTCGGCCGCGGGCACGCCGTGCGGGTCGCCGATGTGGAGGGTCTGCGCGCCGCGACCCACGAGGCAGGGGTCGCCGCGGCCGTATTGGAGACACCCCAGGACGCGGTCCGCGTCCTACGGGTCCACCGCGGCGAGGACACCGCCTTCATCGTCAACAACGAGGGCGGCGAGCCCGTCGAGACGACCGCGACCCTGCCGGCCACCGGCGTCCCCGAGCTGTGGGACCCCGCGACGGGCGGCACCGGCACCGCGCCGGTGCACCGCAGCGGCAGGAACGGCATCCAACTGCCCCTGACCCTGGAGCCGTACCAGACCCGGATCGTCGTCGTACGCCACGACGCACGGGCGGTGCCGCACCTGACGGCCGCACCGCTGCCCGTCCTCGCGGTCGAGCGGCACGGGAAGGGCCTGCGGGCGACGGTGGAGGCCTCGGCGCCCGGCAGTCACCGGTTCACCGGAACCGACGGCTCCCACACCTACCGCGGTACGGCCCGCACCGACGACCCCCTCACCCCGGTCACCGTGGACGGCGACTGGACCCTCACCCTGGAACGCGAAGGCTCCACACCGGTCACCGGGCCCCTGGGCAGCTGGGTCGAGCACGACCGGCTCTTCTCCGGCAGCGGCACCTACACCAAGGACCTCGACGTCGAGCGCGCGCTCCTCGACGGGCGCCGCGTCCTGCTCGACCTCGGCGAGGTCCGTGACGTGGCGGCCGTCACCCTCAACGGCACCGCCCTCCCGCCGCTGCTGTGGGCGCCGTGGACCGTCGACATCACCCGGCTGGTGAAGCCCGGCCGCAACTCCCTCGCCGTGCGCGTCGCCAACACGCTCTCCAACGAGCGCAACAAGCCCCTGCCGTCCGGCCTGCTCGGACCGGTGACCCTGCGCTTCCGACGCCACCTCACCGTCGACCTCACCCGCGACTGA
- a CDS encoding glycoside hydrolase family 127 protein, which yields MPAPHDLPRPSRRRILAAASAAAAATSLASFAPREAAAATTGPRSVLTAFRLSDVRLLESPFLANMRRTCAYLLFVGTDRLLHTFRLNVGLPSTAEPCGGWEAPGIQLRGHTTGHLLSALAQAYANTGDDAYAAKARSLVSALAECQRAAPAAGYHAGYLSAFPESVFDQLEAGGKPWAPYYTIHKIMAGLLDQYELGGDKQALAVLLDMAAWVDARTAPLSAERMQTLLKVEFGGMNDVLARLHLLTGDPAQLRTARRFDHEELYAPLAAGRDELAGRHANTEIAKVVGAVPSYEATGERRYLDIADHFWTTVVRDHSYAIGGNSNQELFGPPGEIVSRLSEVTCENCNSYNMLKLGRHLFLHRPSRAAYMDHYEWTLYNQMLGEQDPDSAHGFVTYYTGLWAGSERQPKGGLGSAPGSYSGDYDNFSCDHGSGLETHTKFADSIYFRDRDSRGPSLYVNLFIPSELRWRDVGVTVRQETGYPTTDRTRLTVTGGDARFTLRLRVPAWVADSGREPRLEVNGRPFPGRLKPGTYAAVERHWRPGDTVELVLPRRPVWRAAPDNPQVKSVSYGPLVLAGEYGDTALATLPAIRPQTLRPVSGSRTAFTAVADGRHVSLRPFHEVHHQRYNVYWAVRPRPARERDIARYPFDEGTGTSAADRTRTFADATLASGATWTEADGVRSVSLDGKGAHVVLPAGLPGGLDELTVSVRVRVDTFVASARVFDLGYHKDTYLFLAATTGARRARAALKIAGMESEDVIDAGGPLPVGQWVHVALTLGGGTGVLYLDGVEAGRNDAMVASPLLLGASTRNHLGRSQNSTHPYLHGAVRDFRLHNRALSASEAARLAAG from the coding sequence TTGCCCGCACCGCACGACCTGCCTCGCCCGTCCCGCCGCCGGATCCTGGCCGCCGCGTCCGCGGCGGCCGCGGCCACCTCGCTCGCCTCGTTCGCGCCGCGGGAAGCCGCTGCCGCGACGACCGGACCGCGATCGGTCCTCACCGCCTTCCGGCTGTCCGACGTCCGGCTGCTGGAGAGCCCGTTCCTCGCCAACATGCGGCGCACCTGCGCGTATCTGCTCTTCGTCGGCACCGACAGGCTGCTGCACACCTTCCGGCTGAACGTGGGGCTGCCCTCCACCGCCGAACCCTGCGGCGGCTGGGAGGCGCCGGGCATCCAGCTGCGCGGCCACACCACCGGACATCTGCTCAGCGCACTGGCCCAGGCGTACGCCAACACCGGCGACGACGCCTACGCGGCCAAGGCCCGTTCCCTGGTGTCCGCCCTGGCCGAGTGCCAGCGGGCGGCTCCGGCGGCCGGGTACCACGCGGGATATCTGTCCGCGTTCCCCGAGTCCGTCTTCGACCAGCTGGAGGCCGGCGGCAAGCCCTGGGCCCCGTACTACACCATCCACAAGATCATGGCGGGGCTGCTCGACCAGTACGAACTGGGCGGTGACAAGCAGGCGTTGGCCGTGCTGCTGGACATGGCGGCCTGGGTGGACGCCCGCACCGCGCCGCTCTCCGCCGAGCGGATGCAGACGCTGCTGAAGGTCGAGTTCGGCGGGATGAACGACGTACTCGCCCGCCTCCACCTGCTGACGGGCGACCCGGCGCAGCTGCGGACCGCCCGGCGCTTCGACCACGAGGAGCTGTACGCCCCGCTGGCCGCAGGCCGGGACGAACTCGCGGGCCGCCACGCCAACACCGAGATCGCCAAGGTCGTGGGAGCGGTCCCGAGTTACGAGGCCACGGGCGAGAGGCGCTACCTCGACATCGCCGACCACTTCTGGACGACGGTCGTGCGGGACCATTCGTACGCCATCGGCGGCAACTCCAACCAGGAGCTGTTCGGGCCGCCCGGCGAGATCGTGAGCCGCCTGTCCGAGGTGACCTGCGAGAACTGCAACAGCTACAACATGCTCAAGCTCGGCCGGCACCTGTTCCTGCACCGCCCCTCCCGAGCGGCGTACATGGACCACTACGAGTGGACGCTCTACAACCAGATGCTCGGGGAGCAGGATCCCGACTCCGCGCACGGGTTCGTCACCTACTACACCGGACTGTGGGCGGGTTCGGAGCGGCAGCCCAAGGGCGGCCTCGGCTCGGCGCCCGGCAGTTACAGCGGCGACTACGACAATTTCTCCTGCGACCACGGCTCGGGTCTGGAGACCCACACCAAGTTCGCCGACAGCATCTACTTCCGGGACCGTGACTCCCGCGGCCCCTCGCTGTACGTCAACCTGTTCATTCCCTCCGAACTGCGTTGGCGAGACGTCGGTGTGACGGTGCGTCAGGAAACCGGCTACCCCACAACCGACCGCACCCGCCTCACCGTCACCGGGGGAGACGCCCGCTTCACGCTGAGGCTGCGTGTTCCCGCCTGGGTTGCTGACAGTGGCCGGGAACCCCGGCTTGAGGTCAACGGCCGCCCCTTCCCGGGCCGGCTGAAGCCGGGCACGTACGCCGCCGTGGAACGGCACTGGCGTCCCGGGGACACCGTGGAACTCGTCCTGCCCCGACGGCCCGTCTGGCGGGCCGCCCCCGACAACCCGCAGGTGAAGTCGGTCTCGTACGGGCCCCTGGTCCTCGCGGGGGAGTACGGCGACACCGCGCTCGCCACCCTCCCGGCGATCCGGCCGCAGACCCTGCGCCCGGTGTCCGGCAGTCGCACGGCGTTCACCGCTGTCGCCGACGGGCGGCACGTGTCACTGCGCCCGTTCCACGAGGTGCACCACCAGCGCTACAACGTCTACTGGGCCGTGCGGCCGCGGCCCGCGCGCGAACGGGACATCGCGCGCTACCCCTTCGACGAGGGGACCGGCACCTCGGCGGCCGACCGTACCCGCACCTTCGCCGACGCGACCCTCGCGTCGGGTGCCACCTGGACCGAGGCGGACGGCGTGCGGTCCGTGTCCCTGGACGGGAAGGGCGCGCATGTCGTCCTCCCGGCCGGACTGCCCGGCGGACTTGACGAACTGACCGTGAGCGTCCGGGTCCGCGTGGACACCTTCGTCGCCTCCGCCCGCGTCTTCGACCTGGGCTACCACAAGGACACGTACCTGTTCCTGGCGGCGACCACCGGAGCTCGGCGCGCCCGCGCCGCGCTGAAGATCGCCGGCATGGAGTCGGAGGACGTCATCGACGCGGGTGGTCCGCTCCCCGTCGGCCAGTGGGTCCACGTGGCCCTCACCCTCGGCGGCGGCACGGGTGTCCTCTACCTCGACGGTGTCGAGGCGGGACGCAACGACGCCATGGTCGCGAGCCCGCTCCTGCTCGGCGCGAGCACCCGCAACCACCTGGGCCGCTCCCAGAACAGCACCCACCCCTATCTGCACGGCGCTGTCCGTGACTTCCGCCTCCACAACCGGGCCCTGAGCGCGTCCGAGGCGGCGCGCCTGGCGGCCGGCTGA
- a CDS encoding SAM-dependent methyltransferase, whose protein sequence is MSENQAPSSGSGRLNTGVAHNARVWNYWIGGKDNYEVDQAVGDQVAGMFPVIRDVARADREFLGRAVRHLVEEHGVRQFLDIGTGLPTLDNTHEIAQRSAPDARIVYVDNDPIVLAHARTLLTSTREGATDYIDADVHHPEGIIERASATLDLDRPVAVMMLGILNFVLDTEKAQDIVRQVLAAVPSGSYLVLTHPTTDPDLGGEGNVAAMEFWNENATPPITARTRAEVTAFFDGLEFLEPGLVSCTQWHPGTASPVTVPQFGAVAVKP, encoded by the coding sequence ATGAGTGAGAACCAGGCCCCGTCCAGCGGTTCCGGGAGGCTCAACACCGGGGTGGCGCACAACGCCCGGGTCTGGAACTACTGGATCGGCGGCAAGGACAACTACGAGGTCGACCAGGCCGTCGGCGACCAGGTCGCCGGGATGTTCCCGGTGATCCGCGACGTGGCCCGCGCCGACCGGGAGTTCCTCGGGCGTGCGGTCCGGCACCTGGTCGAGGAGCACGGGGTCCGGCAGTTCCTGGACATCGGCACCGGTCTGCCGACGCTGGACAACACCCACGAGATAGCTCAGCGCTCCGCGCCCGACGCGCGCATCGTGTACGTCGACAACGACCCGATCGTGCTCGCCCACGCCCGGACGCTGCTGACCAGCACGCGCGAGGGTGCCACCGACTACATCGACGCCGACGTCCACCACCCCGAGGGCATCATCGAGCGCGCCTCGGCGACCCTGGACCTCGACCGGCCCGTCGCGGTGATGATGCTGGGCATCCTCAACTTCGTCCTCGACACCGAAAAGGCCCAGGACATCGTGCGCCAGGTCCTGGCGGCCGTCCCGTCCGGCAGCTATCTGGTGCTCACCCATCCCACCACCGACCCCGACCTCGGCGGCGAGGGCAACGTGGCGGCGATGGAGTTCTGGAACGAGAACGCCACCCCGCCGATCACCGCCCGCACCCGCGCGGAGGTCACCGCCTTCTTCGACGGTCTGGAGTTCCTCGAACCGGGCCTGGTCTCCTGCACGCAGTGGCACCCCGGGACCGCCTCCCCCGTGACGGTCCCGCAGTTCGGCGCGGTGGCCGTGAAGCCCTGA
- a CDS encoding PPOX class F420-dependent oxidoreductase: MSKPPLPPEAVELLSRPNAAVIATVRSDGAPVSTPTWYLWEDDRALISMDLGRVRLKHLRRDPRVTLTVLDGDDWYTHVTLLGQVTDMKDDEGLVDIDRISRHYTGEAYPDRVRDRVSAFIEVDRWHGWGALKDNDQAST; this comes from the coding sequence ATGTCCAAGCCGCCGCTTCCGCCCGAGGCCGTCGAACTGCTGAGCCGTCCGAACGCGGCCGTCATCGCCACGGTGCGTTCGGACGGCGCGCCCGTGTCCACCCCCACCTGGTACCTGTGGGAGGACGACCGCGCGCTGATCAGCATGGACCTGGGCCGGGTGCGCCTGAAACACCTGCGCCGCGACCCCCGCGTGACGCTCACCGTCCTCGACGGCGACGACTGGTACACCCATGTCACCCTCTTGGGCCAGGTGACGGACATGAAGGACGACGAGGGCCTGGTCGACATCGACCGCATCTCCCGGCACTACACCGGTGAGGCCTATCCCGACCGCGTCCGCGACCGGGTCAGCGCCTTCATCGAGGTCGACCGGTGGCACGGCTGGGGCGCGCTCAAGGACAACGACCAGGCCTCGACGTAA
- a CDS encoding LpqB family beta-propeller domain-containing protein yields MSVSAAVCAVTAVLPGAASAEPARGALGAGVERVSVASDGTQGDGASVGGTITSDGRRIAFSSVAQNLTTGFPMTYEKVFVRDRRTSQTLQMSTSAPPIERRPVISGDGEYIAHWGLIQRDTKSFLSQLESQGTIGINCSGLSCSQPSLSEDGRYVAQVGTSGRPAVRQRIEVQDWHANTTQTVFEFDHILPSRPSISGDGRFVAFEDGQAQDVFVWDRTDDTSAGPIEGPSEAATLVQLSRDGSRIVYLSGSDTYVQDESSGSEQLVPDARGLAIDPTGRYLLYAPRDTSGPSLVLRDLVTGTDEIVSEQPASAGTDAVSTGGRDVVFHSTADDLVPGDTNGTSDVFVRRFY; encoded by the coding sequence GTGAGCGTGTCGGCCGCGGTCTGCGCGGTCACGGCGGTGCTGCCGGGAGCCGCCTCGGCCGAGCCTGCGCGCGGCGCGCTCGGAGCCGGGGTCGAGCGGGTCAGTGTCGCGTCCGACGGCACCCAGGGCGACGGCGCCTCCGTCGGCGGCACGATCACGTCCGACGGCCGGCGGATCGCCTTCTCGTCGGTGGCCCAGAACCTCACGACGGGGTTCCCGATGACCTACGAGAAGGTGTTCGTCCGCGACCGGCGGACGAGCCAGACCTTACAGATGAGCACCAGCGCGCCCCCGATCGAGCGACGGCCGGTGATCAGCGGTGACGGGGAGTACATCGCCCACTGGGGGCTGATACAGCGGGACACGAAGTCGTTCCTGTCCCAGCTGGAGTCGCAGGGCACGATCGGCATCAACTGCTCGGGCCTCAGCTGCAGTCAGCCGTCGCTGAGCGAGGACGGCCGCTACGTCGCCCAGGTCGGCACCTCCGGGCGGCCGGCGGTCCGGCAGCGCATCGAGGTGCAGGACTGGCACGCCAACACCACGCAGACCGTCTTCGAGTTCGACCACATCCTCCCGTCCCGGCCGTCCATCAGCGGTGACGGCCGGTTCGTCGCCTTCGAGGACGGCCAGGCCCAGGACGTCTTCGTGTGGGACCGGACCGACGACACCTCCGCCGGCCCGATCGAGGGCCCGTCCGAGGCGGCGACACTCGTCCAGCTCAGCAGGGACGGCAGCAGGATCGTGTACCTCTCGGGCTCCGACACCTACGTCCAGGACGAGAGCTCGGGCAGTGAGCAACTGGTGCCTGACGCGCGGGGCCTGGCCATCGACCCCACCGGCCGCTATCTGCTGTACGCCCCGCGGGACACGAGCGGACCGTCGCTCGTGCTGCGCGACCTGGTGACGGGCACCGACGAGATCGTCTCGGAGCAGCCCGCCTCGGCCGGGACCGACGCGGTCAGCACCGGTGGGCGTGACGTGGTCTTCCACTCCACGGCCGACGACCTCGTGCCCGGCGACACCAACGGCACGTCGGACGTGTTCGTCCGCCGCTTCTACTGA
- a CDS encoding bifunctional salicylyl-CoA 5-hydroxylase/oxidoreductase, which translates to MKIAIVGGGPGGLYFAALMKQLDPAHEITVWERNAPDDTFGFGVVFSDETLGGIENADREFADAMARRFARWTDIDIHYRGRTHTVGGQGFAAMGRRELLGLLQRRCHDLGVRVRFSTAAPDTDALRASYDLVVGADGVNSQVRDAHRDIFRPTLDQRHNKYMWLGTDRVFEAFQFFVKQTEWGTMQVHGYPYSETGSTFIVEMHEDVWRRAGFDVTEETAFAPGVSDERAVERVRGLFAEELAGHRVFANNSKWLGFTTVRNERWHHGNLVLVGDAAHTAHFSIGSGTKLAMEDSLALAACLHEHPDTEGALRAYEAERRPVVESTQRAAQASLEWFENIGMYAHQEPTQFCFNLLTRSRRITYDNLRTRDSEFADRVDAAFAVSQGLPETAPAMFQPFRLGELELKNRVIVSPMDMYSAVDGVPGDFHLVHLGSKAMGGAGLVMTEMVCVSPEGRITPGCTGLWSDEQRDSWERIVSFVHERSSARIGLQLGHSGRKGSTRIMWEGMDDPLPDGNWEPVGPSPLPYGPGSAVPRELDRADLDALVADFVAAARRGAEAGFDLLELHCAHGYLLSSFLSPTANHRTDEYGGPLRNRLRFPLEVFDAVRAVWPAERPVIVRISATDWAPDGNTEHDAVEIARAFIAHGADAIDVSSGQVTKDERPAYGRSYQTPFADRIRHEVAAATGTAVIAVGAIASYDDVNSILLAGRADLCALGRTHLYDPHWTLHAAAEQEYRDSAGQWPLPYRAGARKPPSARTDAVRPRLSLLRAEDPGQAVHLRWIPPRKPAAVS; encoded by the coding sequence GTGAAGATCGCGATCGTTGGCGGTGGCCCCGGCGGCCTCTACTTCGCCGCTCTCATGAAACAGCTCGACCCGGCTCATGAGATCACCGTGTGGGAGCGCAACGCCCCGGACGACACCTTCGGCTTCGGCGTGGTGTTCTCCGACGAGACGCTCGGCGGCATCGAGAACGCGGACCGCGAGTTCGCCGACGCCATGGCCCGCCGCTTCGCCCGCTGGACCGACATCGACATCCACTACCGCGGCCGGACCCACACCGTGGGCGGCCAGGGCTTCGCCGCGATGGGCCGCCGGGAACTGCTCGGACTGCTGCAACGCCGCTGCCACGACCTCGGCGTGCGCGTCCGCTTCTCCACGGCCGCCCCCGACACCGACGCCCTGCGCGCCTCGTACGACCTCGTGGTGGGTGCGGACGGAGTGAACTCGCAGGTCAGGGACGCCCACCGGGACATCTTCCGTCCCACGCTGGACCAGCGGCACAACAAATACATGTGGCTGGGCACGGACCGGGTCTTCGAGGCGTTCCAGTTCTTCGTCAAGCAGACGGAGTGGGGCACCATGCAGGTGCACGGCTACCCCTACTCCGAGACCGGCTCCACCTTCATCGTCGAGATGCACGAGGACGTGTGGCGCCGGGCCGGCTTCGACGTCACCGAGGAGACCGCCTTCGCGCCGGGTGTCTCCGACGAGCGGGCCGTCGAGCGCGTCCGCGGTCTCTTCGCCGAGGAACTGGCCGGGCACCGGGTGTTCGCGAACAACTCGAAGTGGCTCGGCTTCACCACCGTACGCAACGAACGCTGGCACCACGGCAATCTCGTCCTCGTCGGGGACGCCGCGCACACCGCGCACTTCTCGATCGGATCGGGCACCAAACTGGCGATGGAGGACTCCCTCGCCCTCGCCGCGTGTCTGCACGAACACCCGGACACCGAGGGCGCGTTGAGGGCGTACGAGGCGGAGAGACGCCCCGTCGTCGAGTCGACGCAGCGGGCCGCCCAGGCCTCCCTGGAGTGGTTCGAGAACATCGGCATGTACGCCCATCAGGAGCCGACCCAGTTCTGCTTCAACCTGCTGACCCGGTCCCGCCGCATCACGTACGACAACCTCCGCACCCGCGACAGTGAGTTCGCCGACCGGGTCGACGCGGCCTTCGCGGTCTCCCAGGGACTGCCCGAGACCGCTCCGGCGATGTTCCAGCCCTTTCGGCTCGGGGAACTGGAGCTGAAGAACCGGGTGATCGTGTCCCCGATGGACATGTACTCGGCCGTCGACGGCGTCCCCGGCGACTTCCACCTCGTCCACCTCGGCTCGAAGGCGATGGGCGGCGCCGGACTGGTGATGACGGAGATGGTGTGCGTGTCGCCCGAGGGCCGCATCACACCCGGCTGCACGGGACTGTGGAGCGACGAACAGCGCGACTCGTGGGAGCGGATCGTGTCCTTCGTCCATGAGCGCAGCTCCGCCCGGATCGGGCTGCAGCTCGGTCACTCCGGCCGCAAGGGCTCCACCCGGATCATGTGGGAGGGCATGGACGACCCGCTGCCGGACGGCAACTGGGAGCCCGTCGGCCCCTCTCCGCTGCCGTACGGACCTGGGTCGGCCGTTCCCCGCGAGCTGGACCGTGCCGACCTGGACGCCCTGGTCGCCGACTTCGTCGCCGCCGCCCGCCGCGGCGCCGAGGCGGGGTTCGACCTCCTCGAACTCCACTGCGCCCACGGCTATCTGCTGTCCTCGTTCCTCTCGCCTACGGCGAACCACCGCACCGACGAGTACGGCGGTCCGCTGCGGAACCGGCTCCGCTTCCCCCTGGAGGTCTTCGACGCGGTCCGTGCCGTCTGGCCCGCCGAACGGCCGGTGATCGTACGGATCTCCGCGACGGACTGGGCCCCGGACGGCAACACCGAGCACGACGCCGTGGAGATCGCCCGCGCCTTCATCGCGCACGGCGCGGACGCGATCGACGTCTCCTCCGGGCAGGTCACCAAGGACGAACGCCCCGCGTACGGCCGCTCGTACCAGACGCCGTTCGCCGACCGGATCCGCCACGAGGTCGCCGCGGCCACCGGCACGGCCGTCATCGCGGTCGGCGCCATCGCGTCCTACGACGACGTGAACTCGATCCTCCTCGCGGGCCGCGCCGACCTGTGCGCCCTCGGCCGCACCCATCTCTACGATCCGCACTGGACCCTGCACGCGGCGGCCGAGCAGGAGTACCGCGACAGCGCCGGCCAGTGGCCGCTCCCGTACCGGGCCGGTGCCCGCAAGCCGCCGAGCGCCCGTACCGACGCCGTCCGCCCACGTCTGTCCCTGCTGCGGGCCGAGGACCCCGGACAGGCCGTCCACCTGCGCTGGATCCCGCCCCGGAAACCGGCCGCCGTCTCCTGA